The sequence GGAGATATGAAAAAGGAAGGTATGAACTCACCCTTTATCCGTGATGGCCAGGAGGGGGAATCGAGGTTCGATCGCGAGGTCAATATTACGCGCAAGGAGTTTCTGCGCCAGTTGCCCGATGCAATCGGCAATCTGAAATTCGATGTCGAAGGCAATCAGGTCATCGTCAAAGACGGCGACAAACGCGTGTGCATTACGGTCAAGGACGAGGGCACGGAATCAATGGGCGCGCTCGATACGCCGATGAAGGCGATCAGCTTCGCGTTCGACGGTTATTCGGAGGAAGAGATCGAAGCCTTCATGGACAACTACGACGAGAACACCATGCGTTTCGGCGGTATGTGAGAAGCAAAGTGCGTCGGGCGGGCGCGCGCCTTATTCGCCGCGTTTGCGGCTCAGCATGTGGATCAGCGGCTCGTACGCCGTCTCGCGCGAAAAGCGCGCGCATGCGATAGCGGTCGCCAGCGCGCTGAAGCCAAGCAGAACCGCGAGGTTCAGGCCGAGGCTGAAATCGGTGCTGAAGCTGGCGCTGAATTCGGCGCCGCCGCTGACCGGCAAGGCATGCTTGAGCAGATCCACCCCATAGCTGTAAGGATTGAGCATCGCAACGATGCGCAGCGCGTCGGGCAAATGTTGTATCGGATACAGCGAGCCCGACAAAAAGAACATCGGGAAAATCACCAGATTCATCATCACCGCGAAGTTGTCGAGCGTTTTGGTGCACGCCGCGATCAGCATGCCCGTGCTGGCAGACGCCAGCGAGGTCGAGGCGATTCCGGCGGCCAGTAAAGGCAGCGACAGGTCTTTCGACAAGTAGCCGAGCAACGCGAGCAGAAACAGCACGAGCACGGCCTGTATCGCTGCGGCAATCGCGGCGCTCAGCGTTTTGGCGACGACAATCCAGTAATGCTCGAACGGTGCTACGACCAGCATGCGCATCACGCCCGATTCCTTGTCGTAGACCGTTGCCAGCGCAGCAAGCATGGCGCCGAACAGCATCGACATGCCGAGCACACCGGGCACAAGAAAATATTGATAGCTCGCGCCGCCGCTACTTCCTTCGCCGCGGCCCAGCATGGCATCGAATCCGGCGCCGATCACGAACAGCCAGATCATCGGCCGCACCATCGCCGACAGCAGCCGCGATTTCTGTCGGAACAGACGCACGATTTCGCGTTCGATAACGGCGAGTATGGGACGGTAAGTCACTTTTTTAGCGAAGCGTGAGGAAGGAGAATTTCGTGGTTGTCATTCCCGCGAAGGCGGGAATCCAGTGGTGTTCGCTGCCCCGGAAATACCGTCTTCACAGGGACGACCCGCCTTCGGTTCCCCTTCCATCTCGCCAGAACTTGGGCGCCCGGCAGCCTCCGTTTCATTGACCCACAAAAACACATCGTTCAGATTCGGCTTGCGCCAGCGCAACGCGCCGATCCTGTCGGCAAACTCGGTTTGCAGGGCCGCGAGTTGTGTGGCATCGCCGTGGAAGCGGAAGCACGCGCGCTCGCCATCCATCATGGCGCGGCCGAGGCGCGGCGCGAGTTCGGCGACGATGCGATCCGCATCGTCGGCCTCGATTTCGATCACGAAAGCACCCAGCCGGCTAACCAATTCGTGCGGTGGCCCGCTTTGCACAATGTGGCCCGACTTGATGAAGGCGACGCGATCGCAGTCAGCCGCTTCTTCGAGATAATGCGTCGTCAGGAACACCGTCATGCCGGTTTCGGCGCGCAGATTCTCGATAAATCGCCAGATTTTTTTCCGGTTCGGCAAATCGAGGCCGATGGTCGGCTCATCGAGGAACAGCACCCGCGGGCGATGGATGACGCCGCGGGCGATATCGAGCGCGCGGCGCATACCGCCGGAAAAAGAGGCAACGGGTTTGTCGCGCTTGTCCGTCAAGCCGAACAGCGCGAGCAACTCGTCGCTGCGCCGTTTGATTTCCGCGCGCGGCAGATCGTATAACAACCCGGCAAAACGCAGGTTTTCGGCGGCGGACAGATTGCGGTCGAGCGCCGATTCCTGGAACACGACGCCGATCGCCGCACGCACCTTGA comes from Burkholderiales bacterium and encodes:
- a CDS encoding ATP-binding cassette domain-containing protein; the encoded protein is MKRDSPAVDLSPAIHAADLTKRYGDVLAVDHLDLDVRAGEFFGLLGPNGSGKTSTIHMLSTLIRPTGGTARIAGHDVSNEGVKVRAAIGVVFQESALDRNLSAAENLRFAGLLYDLPRAEIKRRSDELLALFGLTDKRDKPVASFSGGMRRALDIARGVIHRPRVLFLDEPTIGLDLPNRKKIWRFIENLRAETGMTVFLTTHYLEEAADCDRVAFIKSGHIVQSGPPHELVSRLGAFVIEIEADDADRIVAELAPRLGRAMMDGERACFRFHGDATQLAALQTEFADRIGALRWRKPNLNDVFLWVNETEAAGRPSSGEMEGEPKAGRPCEDGISGAANTTGFPPSRE
- a CDS encoding ABC transporter permease; translated protein: MTYRPILAVIEREIVRLFRQKSRLLSAMVRPMIWLFVIGAGFDAMLGRGEGSSGGASYQYFLVPGVLGMSMLFGAMLAALATVYDKESGVMRMLVVAPFEHYWIVVAKTLSAAIAAAIQAVLVLFLLALLGYLSKDLSLPLLAAGIASTSLASASTGMLIAACTKTLDNFAVMMNLVIFPMFFLSGSLYPIQHLPDALRIVAMLNPYSYGVDLLKHALPVSGGAEFSASFSTDFSLGLNLAVLLGFSALATAIACARFSRETAYEPLIHMLSRKRGE